One Manihot esculenta cultivar AM560-2 chromosome 18, M.esculenta_v8, whole genome shotgun sequence genomic window carries:
- the LOC110606547 gene encoding 5'-adenylylsulfate reductase-like 4 — protein MMGARVWPRRIATFCVMVMILGRLSSATADPRRVSMCPRQSVVDLIVELLDRSHVGDGTVEGPDFVGVTEGDEVSLQKALSMVYKKSHKHVAVLFYASWCPFSRSFRPSFSILSSLFPSIPHFAIEESSIRPSILSKYGVHGFPTLFLLNSTMRDRYHGSRTLGSLVAFYTDVTGIKTVSLNKGSLDKILRTSNHEKHDSNDQESCPFSWARSPENLFRQETYLALATAFVIMRLIYIFLPTLLVFAQFAWRRHIQNLRLGSLLEHPWAYLSGVIQVLNSMKQPSRKRNLQGAMNARAWASKSLATVSIGDAATSRVHQ, from the exons ATGATGGGGGCTAGGGTTTGGCCTAGGCGGATCGCGACGTTCTGCGTGATGGTGATGATTTTGGGGAGGCTAAGTTCCGCCACCGCCGACCCTAGAAGGGTTTCGATGTGTCCTAGACAGTCCGTTGTAGATTTGATCGTTGAGCTTCTAGATCGAAGCCATGTTGGAGATGGTACTGTTGAAGGTCCTGATTTCGTTGGGGTTACCGAG GGTGATGAGGTTTCATTACAGAAGGCGCTGAGTATGGTTTACAAGAAGAGTCATAAACATGTAGCTGTTCTCTTCTATGCATCATGGTGCCCATTCTCTAGGAGTTTTAGACCAAGCTTCTCCATCCTTTCCTCTTTGTTTCCTTCCATTCCCCATtttgcaattgaagaatcatcTATCAGGCCAAG CATACTCTCGAAGTATGGAGTCCATGGATTTCCAACCCTATTCCTTTTAAATTCTACAATGCGAGATCGGTACCATGGCTCTCGGACTTTGGGTTCTCTTGTTGCTTTCTACACTGATGTTACAG GCATCAAGACTGTATCACTGAACAAAGGATCTCTGGACAAAATTCTGCGCACATCAAACCATGAAAAGCATGATAGCAATGACCAGGAAAGCTGCCCATTCTCATGGGCAAGATCTCCAGAAAATTTGTTTAGACAGGAGACGTACTTGGCTCTGGCGACTGCATTTGTGATCATGAGattgatttatatatttttacctACTCTGCTTGTATTTGCTCAATTTGCTTGGAGAAGGCACATTCAGAACTTGAGATTGGGGAGCTTGTTGGAGCATCCTTGGGCTTATCTGAGTGGAGTAATACAAGTATTAAATTCTATGAAGCAGCCTTCCAGGAAACGTAATTTACAAGGAGCGATGAATGCCAGGGCATGGGCTTCCAAGTCCCTTGCTACGGTGTCAATAGGAGATGCAGCCACCAGCAGGGTACACCAGTAA
- the LOC110606549 gene encoding melanoma-associated antigen 1 isoform X2 — protein MANTSQDFSQLNISEEEKDKLVAEVIRYVLFKTHQNSGCPIKRDELTQIVTKNYHQRLLPALVINEAIAKLSSIFGFEMRELQRSRPSSTNQQSTTDTKSYVLISQLPADVYSKHVDDVNTAHLTGFTFVVISIVHLAGGKIPEEQLWHHLRRMGLHETDESNPVLGNIKQALEMLVQQRLEKDKVNGPEGNTLVYELAERALDGPVNDRIKEYISQIVKNEVASVEID, from the exons ATGGCGAATACCAGTCAAGATTTCTCCCAATTGAACATTTCTGAAGAGGAAAAGGACAAGCTTGTAGCGGAAGTGATCCGCTATGTGCTTTTTAAGACGCACCAGAATTCTGGGTGCCCGATAAAGAGGGATGAGCTTACTCAGATAGTGACTAAAAACTACCACCAGCGTTTGCTTCCTGCTCTGGTGATTAATGAGGCCATAGCCAAACTCTCGAGCATTTTTGGGTTTGAGATGAGAGAGCTTCAAAGATCTCGTCCTTCCTCTACGAATCAGCAAA GTACTACTGATACTAAATCCTATGTTCTCATTAGTCAACTACCTGCTGATGTATACAGTAAACACGTTGATGATGTAAATACAGCTCATCTGACTGGTTTTACATTTGTGGTAATTAGTATTGTGCACCTCGCTGGAGGCAAAATCCCAGAGG AACAACTTTGGCATCACTTGAGGCGAATGGGATTACATGAAACTGATGAAAGCAATCCTGTCCTTGGAAACATCAAGCAGGCATTGGAGATGCTTGTCCAGCAAAGGTTAGAA AAAGACAAAGTTAATGGCCCTGAAGGTAATACCTTGGTTTATGAGCTTGCTGAGAGAGCTTTAGATGGCCCAGTTAATGACAGAATTAAAGAGTACATATCTCAG ATCGTGAAAAATGAAGTTGCCAGTGTGGAAATTGACTGA
- the LOC110606549 gene encoding melanoma-associated antigen 1 isoform X1: protein MANTSQDFSQLNISEEEKDKLVAEVIRYVLFKTHQNSGCPIKRDELTQIVTKNYHQRLLPALVINEAIAKLSSIFGFEMRELQRSRPSSTNQQSTTDTKSYVLISQLPADVYSKHVDDVNTAHLTGFTFVVISIVHLAGGKIPEEQLWHHLRRMGLHETDESNPVLGNIKQALEMLVQQRYLQKDKVNGPEGNTLVYELAERALDGPVNDRIKEYISQIVKNEVASVEID, encoded by the exons ATGGCGAATACCAGTCAAGATTTCTCCCAATTGAACATTTCTGAAGAGGAAAAGGACAAGCTTGTAGCGGAAGTGATCCGCTATGTGCTTTTTAAGACGCACCAGAATTCTGGGTGCCCGATAAAGAGGGATGAGCTTACTCAGATAGTGACTAAAAACTACCACCAGCGTTTGCTTCCTGCTCTGGTGATTAATGAGGCCATAGCCAAACTCTCGAGCATTTTTGGGTTTGAGATGAGAGAGCTTCAAAGATCTCGTCCTTCCTCTACGAATCAGCAAA GTACTACTGATACTAAATCCTATGTTCTCATTAGTCAACTACCTGCTGATGTATACAGTAAACACGTTGATGATGTAAATACAGCTCATCTGACTGGTTTTACATTTGTGGTAATTAGTATTGTGCACCTCGCTGGAGGCAAAATCCCAGAGG AACAACTTTGGCATCACTTGAGGCGAATGGGATTACATGAAACTGATGAAAGCAATCCTGTCCTTGGAAACATCAAGCAGGCATTGGAGATGCTTGTCCAGCAAAG ATATTTGCAGAAAGACAAAGTTAATGGCCCTGAAGGTAATACCTTGGTTTATGAGCTTGCTGAGAGAGCTTTAGATGGCCCAGTTAATGACAGAATTAAAGAGTACATATCTCAG ATCGTGAAAAATGAAGTTGCCAGTGTGGAAATTGACTGA
- the LOC110606549 gene encoding melanoma-associated antigen 1 isoform X3, which yields MANTSQDFSQLNISEEEKDKLVAEVIRYVLFKTHQNSGCPIKRDELTQIVTKNYHQRLLPALVINEAIAKLSSIFGFEMRELQRSRPSSTNQQSTTDTKSYVLISQLPADVYSKHVDDVNTAHLTGFTFVVISIVHLAGGKIPEEQLWHHLRRMGLHETDESNPVLGNIKQALEMLVQQRKTKLMALKVIPWFMSLLREL from the exons ATGGCGAATACCAGTCAAGATTTCTCCCAATTGAACATTTCTGAAGAGGAAAAGGACAAGCTTGTAGCGGAAGTGATCCGCTATGTGCTTTTTAAGACGCACCAGAATTCTGGGTGCCCGATAAAGAGGGATGAGCTTACTCAGATAGTGACTAAAAACTACCACCAGCGTTTGCTTCCTGCTCTGGTGATTAATGAGGCCATAGCCAAACTCTCGAGCATTTTTGGGTTTGAGATGAGAGAGCTTCAAAGATCTCGTCCTTCCTCTACGAATCAGCAAA GTACTACTGATACTAAATCCTATGTTCTCATTAGTCAACTACCTGCTGATGTATACAGTAAACACGTTGATGATGTAAATACAGCTCATCTGACTGGTTTTACATTTGTGGTAATTAGTATTGTGCACCTCGCTGGAGGCAAAATCCCAGAGG AACAACTTTGGCATCACTTGAGGCGAATGGGATTACATGAAACTGATGAAAGCAATCCTGTCCTTGGAAACATCAAGCAGGCATTGGAGATGCTTGTCCAGCAAAG AAAGACAAAGTTAATGGCCCTGAAGGTAATACCTTGGTTTATGAGCTTGCTGAGAGAGCTTTAG